The DNA segment AGACAATAGCTAGAAACGGCTAAAACAGCAGTAGAACGAGCGATAGAGATGGATAAAGCGATCGCCATAACTTGGATAAACCAGCAACTAAAAGCCTTGGAGGTCAACCGATCATGATTGCTCAACCTGAGACTAAGCGTTACACCATTGATGAGTATTTAGAACTGGAAATCGCTTCAGAAATACGCAACGAATATTGTGATGGAGAAATTATTCCTATGACTGGTGGGACACCCAACCACAACGATATTGCTGGAAATTTGTATATTTTGCTGAAATCTGCCCTAAAAAGCAAAAACTACCGGATTTTCTATGTCGATCAGCGACTCTGGATTCCCGATGCAAATCTCTATACTTACCCTGATGTAATGGTTTTGCCCAAACCCTTAGAACTTCAAACCGGATGCAAAGATACTGTGCTAAACCCTTGCTTTATTGCTGAAGTCTTGTCTAAGTCCACCCAAAACTATGACCGTGGTGAGAAATTTGTTGCCTATCGTCAAATTCCTATCTTCCAAGAATATCTGCTGATTGATCAATACCGGATACACGTTGAGCATCATATTAAAACAGCCCCTAATCAGTGGCTATTTTCAGAATACGACGACCCCACTGTCACCCTTTCTTTAAGCACCTTTGAGTTGCAAATTCAAATTGCCGAACTTTACGAAAATATCGATTTTTCCAACGTTTGAGTGAAATTGCTAAAACAGGAGATAGAAACTGATGAAGCAACAGCCACAACTTGGATAAAATAGCCACTTGACTATAGGTGCTACTGAACCAGAAAATTTTTTCTCTTTTATTTTTCCAAACACTGCATATCACCCAAAACCTCAACGTGTAACTCAGCAAGGAGTTCAAAAGCTAACGCCGAACTCCCTTACACACTGTGATTCCCTGTCTTGGGTTATCAGTTGAATTTGCAAAATTACAGGAGAAATAACAATGCCTACATATACTGGTGATAATAACAAAAATATTTTCACAGCACCTAATGACGGTCTAGCCTGGACAATCTCCGGCATGGGAGGAGATGACATCCTAACTGGTGGAAGTCAAAATGACACGATTGAAGGTGGCGAAGGTAAAGATACCATCAATGGTGGCGCTGGTTTTGATATCCTCAAAGGCGGTGATGGTGATGACACCTTGATTGATACTGAGGGTAATATCGATGGCGGTGCAGGTACTGATACTCTCCGGGCAGACTACAGCAAGTATGACAATGGTGCTGGTGTTCATGTCGGTTATTTAGGACAAGCTCAGATTTTCAGTCGCCAAACTGGTACTGGCATACTTGGTTACAGCAATATTGAAAAGTTTGAGATTACCGGGACAAAATACGCAGATATTCTTCAAGGCGGCGTTGGCAATGACGTTCTCAAAGGTGGAGCCGGCAATGATGAACTGAGTGGTGGTGCTGGTAATGACACCCTTGATGGTGGCACTGGTTTTGATATCCTCAAAGGTGGTGATGGTGATGATACCTTGATTGATACTGAGGGTAATATCGATGGCGGTGCAGGTACTGATACTCTCCGGGCAGACTACAGCAGGTATGACAATGGTGCTGGTGTTCACGTCGGTTATTTAGGACAAGCTCAAATTTTCAGTCGCTTGACTGGTACTGGCATACTTGGTTACAGCAATATTGAAAAGTTTGAGATTACTGGGACAAATTACGCAGATATCCTCCAAGGCGGTAGTGGCAATGACATCCTCAAAGGTGGAGCCGGCAATGATGAACTGAGTGGTAAAGGTGGTAACGATACTCTTGATGGTGGCTTTGGCTATGACACCGTTGTTTATGACGGTAATTATGCAGATTATGGTATCTCTTTCCTGAGCAATGGTGATTTGCAAGTCATTGACAAGAACCTCACCAATGGAAATGACGGTACTGACACCATCAGGGGTGTAGAAGTCATCAACTTTAGACAAGGCGGAAGTTATGGAGTGGTCACAGGTACTACAGGTAATGATGTATTGACCGCATCAAATATGTGGTCATTCGTCTTCGGTGGTGGCGGTAACGACATTATTACTGGTGGGACTGGCAACGATACCTTGGATGGTAGTACTGGCAATGATACGTTGATTGGTGGCGCTGGCAATGATACGTTGATTGGTGGTGCTGGTGTTGATACTGCCGTTTATGCGGGAAATTATGCAGATTATGGTATCTCTTTCCTGAGCAATGGTGATTTGCAAGTCATTGACAAGAACCTCACCAATGGAAATGACGGTACTGACATCCTCAAGGGTGTAGAAGTCATCAACTTTACACAAGGCGGAAGTTATGGAGTGGTCACAGGTACTACTGGTAATAATGTATTGACCGCATCAAATATGTGGTCATTTGTCTTCGGTGGTAATGGTAACGACACTATTACTGGCGGCACTGGCAATGATACTTTAGTCGGAGGGCTTGGTGCTGATACCCTCACAGGTGGACTTGGGGCTGATAAATTTGTCTTTAACTCTCTTTCTGAAGGAATTGATGTGATCAAAGACTTTTCTTGGCAACAAGGAGATAAGATTCAAATTCTCGGCTCTAGTTTTGGTGCAACTTCCACTAGTCAGTTCAGCTTTGACCAGAATACAGGTGGTTTATTCTTTAACGCCCAGCAATTTGCCACTCTTGAGAACAAACCTGCTGGTTTCTTGACAAATGCTGACATCCAAATTGTTTAGAACTTTTTACCCGACTTGAGATCCCCTCTTTAGATCCCCGACTTCTTTGAGAATTCGGGGATCTATAAACAAAATGAAGAATTTGGTTTTTTAAGTGCCAAAATTATAAGATAGTTATAGTGACTGGGGATACAGAAAATTTATTTATAGTCCTGTCTACTGTATATTCCAGGGTAGCTGAGTACAGCTTAATATATCGCAAAATATATGGCTCAAATCGTATCAAAGTCTTACATATTAAGTTATTTGTAGCGAGTACAAAAATTCTGAACCCCTCGTCTAAAAATACTAGTCCCCTGCACACAAAATACTAGTACCTATATCCCAAGAGAATTTTTAAGTTTATTGCAATTCTGGTTTGTAGCGGTTGAGTACAAGCTTAATTAATCCAATAAATCCAATCGGCATTTAATGTACTGTCTGCTTTGGAGCAATCTGATATAAGCAGAAAAATAACACACGGCTCTTTTAACCAGATAGTACTGATGCAACAGTCCTTAGACGGTATCGAGAATCCACCTGATTCGACACATACATCCTTGGTGAAAAATCTACTCTCTGGCATTTTTCTAGAGCCATTGTTGAGTGATTTTCAGATTATTTTTGAACGCGACCCGGCGGCGCGTAATTGGTTGGAGGTAATATTCTGTTACCCCGGACTGCACGCGATTTGTTTGCACCGTTTTGCTCATTGGTTACACCGCCGTGGGGTGGTTTTCTTCCCACGTTTAATTTCTCACTTGGCTAGGTTTCTCACAGGAATTGAGATTCACCCAGGTGCAGTGATTGGTAAAGGTGTGTTTATCGACCACGGGATGGGCGTTGTCATTGGTGAAACGGCGATTGTGGGAGATTATGCCCTAATTTATCAAGGGGTGACTCTGGGCGGTACTGGGAAGGAAAGTGGTAAGCGTCATCCCACCGTCGGGAATCATGTGGTTGTGGGTTCGGGGGCGAAGGTTTTGGGGAATATTCAAATTGGCGATCGCGCGCGGATTGGCGCAGGTTCGGTTGTGTTGCGTGATGTTCCCCATGATTGCACAGTTGTGGGCATTCCTGGGCGGATTATCACCCACAAGCCTAAGACTGATCTCTCTCCTCTGGAACACGGAAAGTTACCTGATGTGGAAGCAGATGTGATTCGTTCTTTGCTGACACGCATCGAACAACTGGAACAAAAACTGCAAACCCTGACAAATCAGGCAAAGGAACCAGAACTGTTGACGAAAGATAAGTAATTATGTTACCACCTTGTAGTTCTCAAGTGTTGCAGATACCATTGTGCGATCGCTGGCAGATTTATCACCGATTGCAAGAGTTGATGATACCCTGTTCCTGTCATGCCGATGGTTCGTTACGGGTGCAAATAAATAGTTGGCTGACTGCAATTTTAGTCCGCAGTACTGTGATGCAATTTCTAGCTCCTCGTCAAGAATTAATAGACTGGCTAGAGCGTTGCTGGCATTGCAACCATGATTAGCAAAAGTCATATATTTTTTCATCTATTCTAAAATATTTAATCAATCGAGTCTCAGGACTAAATTATGATGCAACGATGATTTTTACGAATACACATCAAATAATTGTCCTGAAACCATTGATTATGGAAAAATACAGTTCACCAAAAACTACAGCTTTATGATTTCCAAAATTTCCTTCATTAGCTATTTGAATATATGATGATCACCACTGACAGCAAAGATATAGAATTACTCAATTTTTTATATAATGAACTTGAGCTATCTGAGAAGGATATGGCTTTGGCATTGAAGCACCGGGAGTTTGATAATGGGCCTCTACCAATGCTCCTCTGGCAATATGGGTTAGTAAACTTAGAGCAGTTAGAGCAAATTCTAGATTGGTTATATAACGAAATTTAGATATATTTTTTCTGGAAAGTAATATATTTATCAACCTTAAATAGTATTTAATAGTATTTATTTATAAATATAAAGTGGCAGAAAGATTTTTCCAAGATTCAGGAAATATTGTAGATTTTCTGCATACTTGCTAACAACTAGGGTGAGCATTCATTAATTATGAAGATTCGCGTACTTTTTCCAAATTTATTCTTAAATGATACATGAATTTAGTTCTCTGTCATACAGATATATTGTTATTGTTTAGCTAATATTTAGAAATCATGAAGATGAATTATTAAAGACGAGAGTTTATAGCATTTACCATTCTTCCTGCAAGGTGAAAAACAGGGATTTATCACTACTAGTGATTGCAGAAAAACAAACTCTCAACCTAAAAAGAATATTAAGAAAATTCCTAAGAGGGACGCTTGAGATGAATAAAGTTCTCATTAATGACACTACATTACGTGATGGCGAACAAGCCGCAGGTGTGGTTTTTACCTTAGAAGAGAAAGTGGCGATCGCTAAATTTCTCGATACCATCGGCGTACCCGAATTAGAAGTGGGGATTCCGGCGATGGGTGAGGAAGAAATGCGGGCGATCTGCGCCATTTCTAACTTAGGTTTAAAAGCTAACCTTCTGGCGTGGAACCGCGCTGTGATCTCAGATATCAAAGCTTCTGTTGCTTGCGGGATGGAGCGAGTGCATATTGCGATCCCCGTTTCGGGGATTCAAATCGCCGCAAAATTCCACGGACAATGGCGGGTAAGTCTGCAAAGACTCAAAGATTGTATCAGCTTCGCAGTTGATCAAGGTCTTTGGGTAGCAGTAGGTGGGGAAGATTCCTCTAGGGCTGATGAAAACTTCCTCTTGGATGTAGCATTATACGCCCAAGAATGGGGTGCATCCCGATTTCGTTTCTGTGACACAGTAGGAGTCCTTGATCCTTTCACCACTTACGGGAAAGTTAAGCTACTTGTCTCAGCTTTAACAATTCCTGTAGAAGTCCATACCCACAATGATTTTGGTATGGCGACAGCTAACGCCCTAGCAGGAATTAAAGCTGGAGCCTCATCTGTCAATACTACCGTGATTGGGTTGGGTGAAAGAGCAGGTAACGCCGCCTTAGAAGAAGTCGTCATGGCTATCAAACGCATCTATGGCGTTGATATGGGGATTGACACACCCCGTTTGTTGGAGTTGTCCCAACTGGTAGCAGCAGCCTCCGGTGCTAATGTCCCACCTTGGAAGGCGATCGTTGGTGAAAATACCTTTGCTCACGAATCAGGTATTCATGCACATGGTGTACTGCAAAATCCTGATACCTATGAACCATTCGCACCTGAAGAGGTCGGTTGGGAACGCCGCTTAGTTGTAGGTAAACATTCTGGCAGACATTCAGTCTCCAACTTGCTAGAACAGCATGGTATTTTTTTGAACCCAGAAGAAACCCAGTCTGTTTTAGATGCAGTGCGCCAACAGTCAATTAAGAAAAAACGCAGTTTGACTACAGAAGAACTGTTGAACTTGGTCAAAGAACAGAGGTATTCTCATGCAGCGCGATGAAAACGAGTTAGAGTCAGAACCCGTTTATGAGATTGGCGAAAAAGTCCGGCTTCGTAAACAAATTAAAAATGATGGCACATTTCCAGGCAGAGACCTTGGGGAAATCTTAGCGAAAAAAGGAGAAATTGGTTACGTATCTAGTATAGGTACTTTCTTACAACGTTCCTATATTTATGCCGTGCATTTCTTGGAAAAAGGAATCATTGTTGGTTGTCGAGAAAAAGAACTAGAATCTGCCGAGGAAAACCATGAAAGTGATGTTAAGAGTGAATGATGCCGGTAACTTAACGGTCTACGTTCCTAAAAAAGATTTAGAAGAAGTAGTAGTCAAACAAACAGATGGTGCTGGAGGTAAAATTCTGACTCTAGCTAATGGTTGGGAATTAGAATTTCGGGAAATACCAGATGTAGCTAATTTACCCAAAACATTAGAAGCTAAAAAACTGGAATAAATAATTCGTGATTTTTTCAGCCACATGAAAATCTAGATTCCCGACTTTTCAAAAAAGTCGGGAATCTATAGCTCAACCCTGCTCGCAATTCTATTTTGAGTAACTAAAAATGGGTGACAAGTTTTTGACGTTATCAGAGTTTAATCTTGAGGGTAATTTTCTGGGTTTTGTAGGTAAGAAGCCGAGAAAAGTCAAATATTTAAGTTTGGCGATTCCCTCTGGTGATGTGTTAGTTAAACTACCGAAAAAATTACGCGGTTGTTTGAGTTCATCCTTGGAAATAGGTGAACCAATTAATATTTATGGAACCTGTAAGTTAAATAGATATACAGGCATAATTAAACTGAAAGCTTATCAAGTAATACCATTCACTTCTAACCCAGAGCAAAATTTACCAGCACCACCACCAGCTAAAATTATGGTGTGCCAAAAATCTGGTTGTGTGAAACGCGGTGGTGATGGGTTATTGTCGGAATTAGAAAAAACTTTGTGCGATCGCGGTTTACTCGACAAGGTGACAATAGAACACACTGGTTGTCAAAAACGCTGTAGCAGCGCCCCTAACTGTGTTCTCATGTTGGGTAAGAAAAAATACAAGAAAATTCATCCAGAGGCGATCGCTTCTCTGTTAGAAAATTATTTAACTGGTGATCATCTCTGTCACGCAGAGGATTAGTAGTCTACAACTGTTAACTATTGACCGTTGACTACAAGCCTACCAATTCTCGTGATTCAAAATCAGTGAGTTGTTGGGCAATTTTCAATCTGGCTTCTAGTTTAGCTACACTAAATTGGTTACGCAGATATTCTAAATGAGCGATCGCATTGGCTTTCTCTCCAGTTAGCTGCATCAGTGTGTCCATCGCCTTTTGATATTCCTGATTCACCAGGAGGACTTCAAAACGACGCGCCCGGCGTTGAGCATCATTTTTTAAATCCATCTCAAAGGCGGCGACACGATCTGCGTTACCTTCAAAGCGGTTAATTTGTTGCTGTACAGCCATTAACTGTGAGTCTACTTCATTCACTCTTTGGGCGGCTTGAGCGATCGCCGATGGATAATGATTTAATTGCATCATCAAAATAATCTTCCTCAAAAAATACTTTTCCCTAGATCCCCGACTTATTTCAGAAGTCGGGGATCTGTGCGCTGTCCTGTCCTAAGCCGCTTCTCTCATGGGTGCTGAAATATTCACCTCTGTAAAGGGTAGCGAGAGTTGTTCAGCTTGAGGTACCGCAGCTTCTTCTAAAACCTGAATTTCAATATTTACACTCACCAAATAACTACCTGTATCAGCACCAACTGCTTCGGCGATTAACTTGGCAAATTCTGGACGTTTCGCAGTCAGTGGATCACGTAAAATGCAACGATCCCATTCGTGCTTGGCAGTTGGATTTAAGTTAAGAATGTAGTGCTTGATCATATTACACTGCACTAGGCTTTTGGACGCTACATACCCATTATAGTACTATTGTACTATAATGGCAAATTTCAGGGTTGGTGATTGGTAATTGATAGACAATTCTGCTTTATTCCCCATTCCCCATTACCTAGCCTTACCATTCTCCTGAGGATGGGGTAGCTGATTTTCGTTCACCCAGATGGCTTGTTGAGGTACAGGGATAAAAATGCCGGCTTTGTCGAAGGCGATTTTGATCCGGCGGCGGTATTCTCTGGCTACATCCCATTGCTTGAGGGGTTGTGTTTTAATCCAGACACGAATAATTAAACCGCGATCGCCAAAGTTATCGATCCCTAATACTTGCGGTGTTTCAATAATTTGTCTTTGCCAGAGGGGGTCTTGATCCATTTTTACGGCTACATCATTAATCAACTTTAAAGCTTGGTCAATATCTGCCTGATAGTCTACAGGAATGGTTAAATCGGCTCTTGACCAGCGACTAGAGAGATTGGCGACAATTTTAATTTCACTGTTGGGAATTGTAATTAAGCGTCCTTCAGAGTCGCGTACTTGAGTCATTCGCAGATTGAGATTTTCTACTAAGCCGCCAACATTGCCGACATTAATCACGTCACCCAAAGCGTACTGGTCTTCTAGAATAATCAAAAAGCCATTAATCGCATCTTTAATTAAGTTCTGGGAAGCTAGGGACACAGCCACACCGACTAAACTTGCACCAGCTAGCAAAGGAACAATATCTATACCCAAGGCTACCAGCGCCAGCAAAATCCCAACTCCCACACAGACGATAGTGGCAATACTTTTAGTCACACCGGAAAATGTAGAAACACGCAGTTGCATACGTTCTGAGGCTTCAGGCGTTAGTAAAGCACCACTGCTGATGAGAGTGGTAGTAAAGCGGTCAATTAGCGCATAGGTCAAACGAATGGCTACATAAGTTCCCGCACAGACCACAGCTAATCGTAAAGGAATTTGGGCTGCTGTGAAAATAGCTACTTGAAAGGTGCGGGTGTAGGGAAATAAACCCAAGATAATCAAATTTCCACTTCCCCAAATTCCCACCTGGGTGAACTGAAACAGCCTTCTTTTGACTTCTTGCAAATGTCGATGTTGCTGTTGATTTAACTGGGTTGTAATCTGTTTGGCGGCTGGTGGCGCGGAAACGTTAGATTGTAAACCATTCCTCAAAGAACGGCGTTGCCACTGTGTTGTACCCCAACTGGCGATAATCATCGCCAAGGCGATCGCTCCTGCAATTTTCGCTTGGTCAATAATAAATTGAGTTTGTCGTTCTCGTCTGGCTCGTTGTAAGTCTTGCTTTAACGACTCTTTAATACTTTCGGCTAATGTGAACGGATCTCCCTCTCCCAAATTAGCATCCTGGGAAGTAATGGTCATTAAGTAGCGATTATTGACATAAATTACTGGTAATCCGTTGAGTGTGCGGACTTGGATATCTGCTTCTGTGGCAGATGAGCGCACATAATTTTGAGTGATTTCTTGCAAATTCTGCTCAATATTGTCTCTACGTTCTGCAAGATTGCTTTTGGTTGCTGCTATCTGAAATAAACGGCGACCATCCAAATACACCCAGTCGGATACAACTCTACTATCTGACTCGTTGCTGATACTACTTGGTAGTTGTGGGAAAAATGGTATCTGGGCTGTAGCTTTTGGCACAGAGACAACGGTGATAGCCATTGACCCGGCGATCGCCAAAATGTGAAATAGCACTCCAATACCTCCTTTAATTTGTAATTTTGAGCCGTTTCCTTAGCCATCCTCCACAATGAGCGTTAGTACTTGTACCTATCTTAAAGTTGAGTTTCTGCTTTTTAGCGCCATAGAAAGGGGGATTTTTTTGTTATTTTTCTATCTTAAGATAGATGACAAATGAGTTCATCTACTCATAGGGGTAGTTAAATAAAGCATTGATAATACTTTTACCAAAAATAAAGTTAAAAGGGAAAAGCTGGACATAGCGTTGACATTAAGCCTGGTAAACGTCAAGCTAGTCCAGAGAACCATTGACTAGGTTTTTGGTAATTACCCCCAAAAATTATTAGTCGTGGAATAATTGAATAAAGTGCGTAAAGTATCTACGTAGCTTTTTTTACTTTTTGAGGAACTTTTGATGACCGCAACTTCTCCCCGATTAAAGCACGAGGTTAAAGACCTCGCCCTCGCTCCCTTGGGAAGACAGCGTATTGAATGGGCTGGACGGGAAATGCCGGTATTGCGGCAAATCCGCGATCGCTTTGCCCAAGAAAAACCCTTTGCTGGACTTCGCCTTGTGGCTTGCGCCCACATCACCACAGAAACAGCACATTTGGCGATCGCCTTAAAAGCTGGTGGTGCAGACGCTGTATTGATTGCTAGTAACCCCTTATCAACTCAAGATGACGTAGCTGCTAGCCTCGTCTTAGACCACGAAATCCCCGTATTTGCTCAAAAAGGCGAAGATAACGCCACCTACAATCGCCACGTCCAAATAGCTTTAGATCACCGTCCCAATATCATCATTGATGATGGTAGTGACGTAGTGGCAACTTTGGTACAAGAACGCCAACATCAAATTGCTGATTTGATTGGTACCACTGAAGAAACTACTACCGGTATTGTCCGTTTACGCGCCATGTTTAAAGATGGCGTTCTCACCTTCCCCGCAGTCAACGTTAACGACGCAGACACCAAGCATTTCTTTGATAACCGCTACGGTACTGGTCAATCTACCTTAGACGGGATTATCCGCGCTACAAATATTTTGTTAGCTGGTAAGAACGTCGTCGTTGTCGGTTACGGCTGGTGTGGTAAGGGTACAGCCCTGCGCGCCCGTGGCATGGGTGCAAACGTCATCGTTACCGAAATCGACCCCATCAAAGCCATTGAAGCTGTTATGGATGGTTTCCGCGTCCTGCCAATGGCGGAGGCTGCGCCCCAAGGTGATATCTTTATCACTGTGACTGGTAACAAGCACGTTGTTCGGGGTGAACACTTCGATGTGATGAAAGACGGTGCGATCGTTTGTAACTCTGGTCACTTTGATTTGGAACTTGATTTAAAATACTTGGCTGCTAACGCCAAAGAAATCAAGGAAGTCCGTCCTTTCACCGAAGAATATAAATTGACAAACGGTAAATCCGTCGTCGTTCTAGGACAAGGACGTTTGATAAACCTAGCTGCGGCTGAAGGACACCCAAGCGCAGTTATGGATATGAGTTTTGCTAACCAAGCTTTAGCTTGTGAATACCTGGTGAAGAATAAGGGTAAGTTAGCTCCTGGGTTACACTCAATTCCTGTTGAGGTTGATCAAGAAATTGCTCGCTTGAAGTTGCAAGCAATGGGTATTTACATCGATAGTTTGACTCCTGAGCAAATTGAGTACATTAATTCTTGGACTAGTGGAACTTGATGTTAGTTAATTAAGTGATTTTTTGGGATAAGCAAAACTGCTTATCCCTTTTTTTATTCCTTTTCTGTTAGAGACCATGTTCGCAACGCTAACGCGTAGCTTGCTTCCCCGTAGGGGTAAGGGTTCTGCACAGGAGTACAAAATTAAAAATCAAGACAGGTCAAGAGTTTGGGGCTGTATATTTGTCGCATTCTTTTTTCAAATTGGTATCAATACAGTCCAGTGAAGCCTAAAAATATTACTGCTGTAGGTTGGATTGACGCAAGAAAACCCAACATCATCAATACTTTGTTGGGTTGCGCTATGCTTAACCAAACCTACCTTTTCCTTAACTGAATCCCTTAGGTTTGATCCTATCTTTCAGATATATGAATTTTTAGATTAATAGTTTCTTGCAAACTGCCTAAGTAAGTTAGCAACCCATAGATAAAAGTTACAATTCCTGTCATTTCCAGCAATTCCTCAATCACTATGCCAATTATGGTTATTGTCCCAAGCCGACCAAAATATTCTCTTAAAAGCCCTCCTACCATTTCCATACCCAAGGTTCCGCTTATATAAAAAGTTGCGGCAAGGAGAAATAAATATTGAGTCTTCTTGGGTAAATTGAGGAAAAACTTAAAATATTTAAATATAAAAAATATAACGGCAGGTATTCCAAATATAACCCAGGTTTGAAAAAATATTGGGCTGAAATTGAATGCTTCTCGTAGTGATGGGATAATTAATATTTCGTGGAAGCTGAATGCTTCATCTAGACTGAGAAAGAGAAATATTAAAGATAGATTTTTCCAATAAATAGAATACTTATCTATCTTTTTAATGGTAGCAATTACCGCTAACAATCCCGAAGAAAATAATAACATGAATGATGAATACCAAGCAGGAATATTTAACTCTTCATCGAGGCTAAAGAGTTTGTAAAACCATTTTGAGCTTGGAAATGGGAAATTGGAAACTAGAAAATAAGCACTAAGAGTGCCAGTTAGGGCAAGACATAAAATGATAATAATTAAACGTTGAGTAATCTGTTTAGCAGAGAAATCAATTGTTAAATCGACATCACGAGAAGATAGCTGTGGCATATAAATCTTTTAGCGATATTCTGAAAATTTACTAAAAATTTACACCAGAATAATTTTCTTAAATGAGGAATACTAACTCTATAAAGCAGCCTTCATTCTATTTTTCAGACTTGCTTTATTAAATTAAGATTCGTTGTAGTGATGCGATCGCATCGGATAATATGGCGTAAATACAGCCATGATCCCAAGGACAATTATTTACGCCGATTTACCAAAATTTCTGGAGCCTAACTCGCAGCCAGCTTACCCCAACTCACATAAGGTAACTTAGCAGCTGTTACCCGCACTTGCTCGGTGTTCGCTACCAACTGACCGCAAGCATCCCAAGCCCCAGTAATAAAGGTGCTTCTGGTTCCTTCACCAATGGAGATTGGCGCAATGAAATCACCAACTTGTACTTGCAGAGTTTCTAAGTTGATGCTGACATTAGCTTGAGGATTAGCGGCTACTAACTCTTGCAGTTGTTTAACGATCGCCTCATCAGCCGTTACACAAGGCACACCAATGGCTACGCAATTACCGAAGAAGATTTCTGCAAAGCTTTCACCAATAACGGCTTGAATCCCCCATTTAGAGAGGGCTTGCGGTGCGTGTTCCCGTGAGGAACCGCAGCCAAAGTTGCGGTTAACTATAAGGATATTCGCGTCTTGATACTGCGGTTGGTCAAAAGGATGCGCCCCTTTCAAGGCTGTGCGGTCATCAATAAACGCACCTTCACGTAACCCATCAAAGGTAATGGCTTTGAGATAACGAGCCGGAATAATGCGATCGGTATCAATATCATTACCCACTAAAGGTATGGCACGCCCTGTAACTTCTCTAACTTCACTGACCATGATTGTGATTTTTAACTAAGGGACTTCCAGATAAAAAAATAACGCCGTGTGCAACTTTCTCTCAAACCTAACCCCCAACCCCTTCCCTGCGAGGGAAGGGGAGCAAGATTCAAAGCCTCTCTCCGCTTCGGGGAGAGGTTTGGAGAGGGGTTTCAAAAATAAGTTGCACATCGCGTAAAATATTCAAAATGTAGGGTGCGTCAGTATGGACAATTTCTGAGTATAGTTAGGTTCTATGGCACTGACGCACCCTAAGAAACTAAATAATTGCCTTTAAGT comes from the Nostoc sp. PCC 7120 = FACHB-418 genome and includes:
- a CDS encoding (2Fe-2S) ferredoxin domain-containing protein, with amino-acid sequence MGDKFLTLSEFNLEGNFLGFVGKKPRKVKYLSLAIPSGDVLVKLPKKLRGCLSSSLEIGEPINIYGTCKLNRYTGIIKLKAYQVIPFTSNPEQNLPAPPPAKIMVCQKSGCVKRGGDGLLSELEKTLCDRGLLDKVTIEHTGCQKRCSSAPNCVLMLGKKKYKKIHPEAIASLLENYLTGDHLCHAED
- the cysE gene encoding serine O-acetyltransferase translates to MQQSLDGIENPPDSTHTSLVKNLLSGIFLEPLLSDFQIIFERDPAARNWLEVIFCYPGLHAICLHRFAHWLHRRGVVFFPRLISHLARFLTGIEIHPGAVIGKGVFIDHGMGVVIGETAIVGDYALIYQGVTLGGTGKESGKRHPTVGNHVVVGSGAKVLGNIQIGDRARIGAGSVVLRDVPHDCTVVGIPGRIITHKPKTDLSPLEHGKLPDVEADVIRSLLTRIEQLEQKLQTLTNQAKEPELLTKDK
- a CDS encoding Asr1405/Asl0597 family protein, whose amino-acid sequence is MLPPCSSQVLQIPLCDRWQIYHRLQELMIPCSCHADGSLRVQINSWLTAILVRSTVMQFLAPRQELIDWLERCWHCNHD
- a CDS encoding Uma2 family endonuclease, with amino-acid sequence MIAQPETKRYTIDEYLELEIASEIRNEYCDGEIIPMTGGTPNHNDIAGNLYILLKSALKSKNYRIFYVDQRLWIPDANLYTYPDVMVLPKPLELQTGCKDTVLNPCFIAEVLSKSTQNYDRGEKFVAYRQIPIFQEYLLIDQYRIHVEHHIKTAPNQWLFSEYDDPTVTLSLSTFELQIQIAELYENIDFSNV
- a CDS encoding calcium-binding protein, whose product is MPTYTGDNNKNIFTAPNDGLAWTISGMGGDDILTGGSQNDTIEGGEGKDTINGGAGFDILKGGDGDDTLIDTEGNIDGGAGTDTLRADYSKYDNGAGVHVGYLGQAQIFSRQTGTGILGYSNIEKFEITGTKYADILQGGVGNDVLKGGAGNDELSGGAGNDTLDGGTGFDILKGGDGDDTLIDTEGNIDGGAGTDTLRADYSRYDNGAGVHVGYLGQAQIFSRLTGTGILGYSNIEKFEITGTNYADILQGGSGNDILKGGAGNDELSGKGGNDTLDGGFGYDTVVYDGNYADYGISFLSNGDLQVIDKNLTNGNDGTDTIRGVEVINFRQGGSYGVVTGTTGNDVLTASNMWSFVFGGGGNDIITGGTGNDTLDGSTGNDTLIGGAGNDTLIGGAGVDTAVYAGNYADYGISFLSNGDLQVIDKNLTNGNDGTDILKGVEVINFTQGGSYGVVTGTTGNNVLTASNMWSFVFGGNGNDTITGGTGNDTLVGGLGADTLTGGLGADKFVFNSLSEGIDVIKDFSWQQGDKIQILGSSFGATSTSQFSFDQNTGGLFFNAQQFATLENKPAGFLTNADIQIV
- the nifT gene encoding putative nitrogen fixation protein NifT — translated: MKVMLRVNDAGNLTVYVPKKDLEEVVVKQTDGAGGKILTLANGWELEFREIPDVANLPKTLEAKKLE
- a CDS encoding nitrogen fixation protein NifZ, translating into MQRDENELESEPVYEIGEKVRLRKQIKNDGTFPGRDLGEILAKKGEIGYVSSIGTFLQRSYIYAVHFLEKGIIVGCREKELESAEENHESDVKSE
- the nifV gene encoding homocitrate synthase, encoding MNKVLINDTTLRDGEQAAGVVFTLEEKVAIAKFLDTIGVPELEVGIPAMGEEEMRAICAISNLGLKANLLAWNRAVISDIKASVACGMERVHIAIPVSGIQIAAKFHGQWRVSLQRLKDCISFAVDQGLWVAVGGEDSSRADENFLLDVALYAQEWGASRFRFCDTVGVLDPFTTYGKVKLLVSALTIPVEVHTHNDFGMATANALAGIKAGASSVNTTVIGLGERAGNAALEEVVMAIKRIYGVDMGIDTPRLLELSQLVAAASGANVPPWKAIVGENTFAHESGIHAHGVLQNPDTYEPFAPEEVGWERRLVVGKHSGRHSVSNLLEQHGIFLNPEETQSVLDAVRQQSIKKKRSLTTEELLNLVKEQRYSHAAR
- a CDS encoding DUF2949 domain-containing protein, producing MMITTDSKDIELLNFLYNELELSEKDMALALKHREFDNGPLPMLLWQYGLVNLEQLEQILDWLYNEI